The nucleotide sequence TGTTACcgcaattttgaatattataagTTTAAGTAATTTTTAAGCAAACTCTGTTTTTAAAAACCCCTGTTCTTATATATCAACAGCTCATCGATTTTCATAGTGAAGTTTGCAAAACTGGATATAAGTTGCGGAATTCTCTGCAAAAACCAAAAATGCAATGATTGCAATACAAGTCAAATACATCAACTTTATCTCCGTCTCTAATCCGTAACATGTAAACTAATAGAAATAGATTACCTGGTCTGCATGTGATACTTCAGTTGTCAGTTTACCTAAACAAAACATATCCATGCTCGTGATATGAGACCACACACGTAGCGTGAAAAttgataatttgtttttataaccATTCTGGGTTCTTACAACATATGTCAATAAATAAGTAAATAGATAATTAGTAAATATTAAACAAAGGTGGAATGtatcaatatttcaatataataaatagGTTTGTTGAAAAACTAGTCAATCATGAAACGATTTGATTTAGACAAAGCTTTttcggcgcttcagaagtatgtgtaccaatatggaagtaactaattttgttcgcctacgctgtgtaaaaggactgaagtCTATTGGTAGAGGGTATAttgacttggctaacacagacagtccccgaactcgtaacagaactcaaatgaggaaaattggaataaaattatggcctaaccctaacctagtatacACATACTATTAGAGAACCGCTTTTTCTTTGTTCAGTCTCGAATGTACGGAAATAAAATAGTAATATGAGTCTAGTAACTCATTTTCCTCTTACATACCTCTGGGGTTATTTTACTAGATTTGTAGAAAATTGTCGcgttgataaaaaaattacaaagtatTCTCTATTGGAGTATATAAATTCTGCACGAAACTTTCTATACACTTTTATGAGTGCATTTTATGAATATAGAAATCTTCAATTTATTGAAAGAGggtattttcatttaattttttaaatgtgtatttatatcaatatattATTCTTTCAAACGAAGGTGACCTTCTTACGATACCTATTTCGAATTCTTCATAATATTCCAGTATATTCATTATGAACAGCTGCTTTTAAATGATCCAACTTACAGACTTTGcttctataaaatatttttcacgtttgacaaaaattttttttataagcttCCATATTCTCCTGGAGAAGCAAAATAACGCTTTGAAAATGTATATTGGTTGACTTAACCGCCAAGAAAGCGACGTTTAAACCGGAAAGTCCATAATCCCTTGTTTTTGAGATTCTTATGCGAAGAAATTCGATATCTCAGATTAACTCTATTAATTATTCACAAGGAAAAGAATCCTTCGGAAATTTTGTACTGATTTcgttttagaaaaaatattttgtcaacgGAAACCTATATATAGAGTTTTAAACACCGTCGACCTTATAGCGTTGTGCGTAATAAGAATTAACGAgatgtttgaataaaaaattctaaAGAAATTTTTTGTGTGACATTTGAGTACAAGTGTTATTCCATGCATATACAGTTTTTTTAGTTTGCAACATGCTTCAAATACACCAAAAACGTCGTGTTTCTTTCAAATACGACATAAATTTGGATCAAAAAGACGGCTCTGGTGGCGGGCAGACTGCAAACATTCTATGTTTTCATCatgacaaataataaaaatatatcacattTTATAATAAGTATATCATCTATTtccacaatattatttttaaacaaattcagAGAATTCTCCAAGTCagcatattgaaaataatttgagtTCAAAGTCACTTGAGTTTCAGGCGACAATttgatttgataaaaatgatcatTCGTAATTTGGTTATTTTGATTTATGTTTGAATTGGTCGTTTTTCTCACTTCAAAGCAGTATTCGAAATATGATTCATGCcctattattctttttttttttctgagtaATGATTGCTTTCGCAATTTTATAAATCGATGACGTAATTTTGACGTCATTAGTGAAACCTTAGACAAAAAATTATCTCTCGATAATGTTTTTGGAAGACgacatttcaaaaattcacgAAATTTCAAAAGTAATTTATTGATGAGATTGAACTTGATTTTGAGTTTAAGTTTTAGATTTTAAAAAGAATGCTTTCCTTTCTGAAGAATTAGTTGTATTGCGGATCATAATTCCATACgtcaaaataatttaagaaAGAGTATATAGGTAACACGTTGCAGTTTACCTTTGGTTATTTCAGTTATTCGAAACGTTTTTCAGGATATTATCAATTCAAAAGCTCTAACCCAAATAGACGAACTTGAAAACAAAAGTGTTTAAAAAAAcacatatttttgactttttcctaattttttcaaaaattcatcctattaaaattgttttaaattctaatatttGCCTTTTTTGTTTGAAAACCCTTAAATTATATCTTATATTTATACCTACATATTTAAGTAAACCAAGTTTCGTTATACAAATTTGTATCAGAGTTCACTAAAACGAAACATAAAATACGACATCGAAAATGCATGCACTTTTGACTGTATAATGCCCTAATACATCTCCCATGTATTTTCAGTATTCTGTTTTGGATTACATTGGCTATCTCATTgacataaatttataatatagcTCCTAAATTGTTTATACctaaacataatatataaaaggTCGGCAAATTCTGCATTCTTCTAATATTTGATACAATACTAATATATGGCGTACAATGTACGAAACTTCAACAGTTTACAAATATCCATCTATCTAGTTTgatttatagtttaatatatttatgttcCGTCTATTTATGTAACGTTCATAGCAGGTTggagataaaattattttttatcttcgAAAGACAGATTAGACATCGAATTAATAATTTAACGCTGTGAAACCGGTGATCACAGAAATAAATGTCGACAAGACGACCTAAAAATCACAACAACAATTCGGAATAGATATCTGACGCACGAACGTTTTGATTACTAAACCTATTGTCTATCCTTCCTCACCCGTGCGTCCATGAACCCACATCAAACAAAATGTCTTTAAATTATGTCCTTTCCACATTTTAAGTGCTTCTTTTTCTCGTTCCAAATTCAATTAACCACACGATTATTGCACGAAACTATCTTTTATTTAatgacaaataaataattatatatacatacattttAATAGAGAAATAAAATTGCGAAATTAATAATCTCGTATTATATATTGGAACAAAAAAATAGAATCCATAATACGGACAAAATTGGAATGTcgtttcagcaaaataataacgaTTTCATAATGACAAGCTAATATTCCAATGTTTGAGCTGCAACACAATCTTTTGAATAGGGCATCACTGGGTTGAGATATCTAGTCGGCAAATTTGATAGCAAATTTTGGGTTTTGCTTCATCTGTGTGCACCATTTCATACTTCAAATTGAGTTGGACAATAATCgctcatttattttttatttttatgtttttccaTACTTCCACTACAAACAAATGTCCATATAGACAGCGGTGATACCCAAGGAGATATTATTTTCAAGCAATATTACTAGTTAGCAAAGCGCTTTTTGCGCAGAAGTCTCCAAATATTCCTATAACTGTAAAAtacagttttcatttttttgagaaGTTTACCATGGTTGATtcaatcaattaaaataaagttggaTCGAATCGTAATAAAGATAATTGAAActacaataattgaaaatacaATTGATACTGATACTGTTTTGACAGCACATTTTCGTAAATCGAAAAAAGAGTAAGTCGAAGAATAATTACTGGCATGTTGTCtaacaataatttgatttttttttctctgattACTGAATTACATTTTCTATTATAATTCTCCAGCTTCTTTCAATGCTTCTCTAACCAAATCGGCAACGTTTTCTTTGTCAGAGTCCCATATTGACCCTAAATATGCTGCACAGTCATCTTTATCGTCACAGGCGAGTTTTCTTGCGTTTTCTTCGTATCTTTTTCTAGATTTTGGACCCAGTGACTCCAGTGGTGTTGCTGTAGCTGACATCACCGTGGATCCTTTCCCAACGAGCCTTTTTAATATGATTCTCATCAAGTTATCTAgagccaaaataaaataaagttggTTTATACGGAAATTAGTTAAATTGAAAATTGGCAAATTAAATATGAAGCTACTTTATTACAATATTGATCGGTACACTTAAAAAGCAACTTGAGAAATTATAGGCCAATTGGTAAAAAATTAGTTATAAATAAGTTAAAAAATCTAAAAACATTATGTCATAAGTGGCGCTAATATACAAGTACCGTGTTTCCCAGAGAATAAGACCgagtattatttcaattttctttcgaaaaatacctcTAGGGCCTTTTaggggggatgtcttttatttttatttatcaaaaacaaaattattaagtAGAGGATTACGAGATCTTCGGAtatacaaatatgaaaatcgatAACCATAGACCTATAAATCACCCTTTtccatttaaaataactgataaacattatcaatcatttaaaacgtgtagaagAGACTTTTTGCTATCgaataggtcaaaaaaaattcgcgctaccgactaggtcttattttaaggggagggcttatattaaaatcaattcAGGGTAAgtcctattttcggggaaacacggcagGTGTTTGTTCTGGAAAGTTAAGCATTCCACTATATAACCTGGGTTGAAACAGTCGCTTTGAGTTATCAACTCCCTTATATGTATTAGAGTGGATGGAAATCTTCGCATAGGTATGAGGATTACGGAACTTGCTTTGGGAAATAGTACAAattttatagtatgtggtagCAGTTCTACCCTTGGGTGCTTATaaagttttataaacaatacCATATAGCAAAGTGTGTTGCTTCGTTAAAACGCGACATTCATATTCGTGAATAACTACGTACAAATAACATGCCGCAGGTtcagaaaaataattaattggtTCATATTAAAGCAATAAATGGTCAATCTTACCGCTGGGTTGTGATGTTGTTGGTGCATTACTTAAAATTGTTACAACCACATTGTGAATGTTTTCTCGATCACCAAATGATGACGTCAACACAGGACTGATCGCACATTGTAGAGCCCAATCTAACCAATAGTCCCCGCACATGTATGGAAGATCTCGTATCTGAatttatgaaacaaaaattaagtAAAGATAATAATGACAGATTTGGAAAAGGAAAATTGAGTTCAAGTAACAGGAAGatagaaaaaaaagaaacagaaaaacaatttgtgattttgagtttaaaataaaaaggttcTAAAAAGTTAATTCATTTAACTCACATATTTTGTCACCAGTTGTTCATGCGATTCCTTGAATTGTTTTTCTACgtataaatttgatttggtTCTTGGACtgcataaattactgaaaagtTGTATACTTATTCGTGTACCATCGTCGTCAATCCCTCTCCAGCCATTAacaaaactgtaaaaaaaagtGTATTTTGCTTATATTACTTTTATGTTAAAAGCATTCAATGAATATTAAAGTCCGTCAACTTTAGCCTGATTTTCCAACCACTCCGGGACGCCATCTAACGCACGAGATTCTTACTGGTGAACGGTAAGCCTTATCAGGTCCAAAAACATCGAAACAGCATAcatataattaaattttaatagcTGAACGGTGTGACAAGCTAAGCGTAAAAGTTTTGATGACGTAACAGTCCAAAGTTTTACTAGATTGTACTAATTCACTGGCATGAAATTTGATTGTGCgtgataaatgaatattttattaacatAACGAATTATCTTACTCAGTAATAAACTTCTTCATCCTTGTATAATTTGGCGCAACGGTGCTGTTGATTTGGCCTCCTCTAAGTGGTCTCGCAAGACCAAAGTTAGTTTCAATTTCTTCGCAATCGTCTACATAGTTAGAAGAATCTACCAAGAAAAGCACGTCTAATTTCTTGTCTGGCTGCCCCTTCGGTTTAGGAGACGTTGGAGGAAGTGTAGTTGTCGTCGTAGATGTAGTTGTGGTCGTTTCTACATATAATAACATTTATTTGATAATCAAATGGAATTTGTGTCACCGAAGGACCTTGCTTTGGAAACTCATTATGAGAAAGATGGATAAGTTTGCTTAAGTACATTGAAATATGGTAATTTACGACTTTGATTTTCAATGAGTTCTTTCAGTTCTGAGTAAGTTAATGTGATCTTGCGTTGAGCAATTAACTACGAGTTTAAAAAATGCGATAAACCAAAAGTCGAGATAAACACAAGTCAATTCAAAACACGCTATGAACTTTTAAAAAAAGTACTTTAAATACTAAATACTGCAGTGCCGGTGTTCAATACTAAATAAACGACAAAAATAATATGTAGCGTTCCAACGAcattgcataaatataaaatagtaataaCAACGAGAACAACGAGAAAAAGAAGGATActaacaacaacagcaacataatattaaacgatctataggtctatttcgtgtccaataaattgcACAACTTATCAGAAATCATAAAGTTATCGGTCATGCTATTATTCTCAACTTGGATTCCCGTGGATGTAGGATAGAATAGGGAAGGATTCACGGCCAGGAGAAACGAGGATTTCGGTTTCATGTCTGCGAAGCTAGGAATTtataattgaatttgaatttaccTTTGTTTTTAAGATTGTAATAATAATCTGCCAATGACTATGATTTCGAACACCAGGGAGGATATGTGATATCGCCGTGTTTGAGGAATAATCGAAGATCTGTTTTGCAATTCAGATTAAGCGTGACACCGATCACTAGCACAAAGTGACTATCCACCTTAGACTTTTGAAACAGGAATTGCAACACTCTTTTTCGGACTTGGACTTTCGGGATTAGGGATGATGAGGGAACTCGTTAATATCAATGAAGACATTCTGCAAACGCTTCCAGTTTTTGGCATGGATTTTAATCATCCGCAAGGACTAATTCACTATCTTTGGGCAGAACACGTGCGCAAATACAAGAGGACGGGTTAATTGCAATCCACGCACCTTTGAAAAACCGGCTTTTGTACGCTTTGCAATACAAAGATGAAACGAAACTTGACCGTTGAGCGTTATAGCCCATGAAACCTAAAATCGAGCCTCTAGCTatattaaaaattgataaatgttTCATATATATTGCATTCGGAAAAAACTGTTGTCTGCTCGTTACGTGGTGGTTTTCAATTTTGCGAACGATGAAAACGGCGAGAATTTGTCGAGTTCGCCATTGGAAGTTTGAGGCTTGTGACCAAACAATCAAAACTTGACTTCACCCATGCGCGACGTTATTaatatgacgtaacaaaagTAGGTAGCAACAGCACTACGTAGGACTGTTAGCAACGAAAATCCTAGTTTGGCGTTTATTCTGAGCGGAAGAACTAGCGGAAATTGTATAACGGCAGTTGTCTGTTAAACGACAATTTCGTGATTATTTTTCCTCCTGAGGTTGTAACGTGcggtattttaataaaatggaGGTTGAGAAGAGGCACTCTGTTAGTCGAGCACTGATTTTCGACACACCAGCAGAACCATTAACGCCTATTATTAGTATTAGTAAAAAGGTGCCTGATTCGTCTATAATGGAAAACATGTCAAATTTTTGGACACCAATCCGTGGTGAATTGGACAATATATGCGGCTTACCGAGAAAAACATCAACTGTGAATCCATTGTGGCTCCAGTCTACCGAAACAACAAGTGCAAAAAGTAATAGCACTGGTGCGTCACAATCCGACGAAGCAGGTGTGGAACAGCCAAGGAAAAAGAGAAAATATACAAAGAGGAAAAAGACATATAATTCAGCTATCCAATACGACGGTGGAAATATATTGCCTGACCATTTGGCGGATTTCATATTGGAGGAAGAGGCTGATAATGTTACCAGAAAAATATCGGACCACGAATATGAAATGTGTCTTCATTGGCTCACGAGCAGCGTTTGCAGGTAAGCGATTAAACAGTATTCAGCCCCGACGCTATTAGAGTGATGTGCCTCTAGTCCAGATAGAAGGAAAAGCATTGGCATATTCAAAAGATTGTATTCGGATTACATTTGACAATCATCCGAAAAAGACAAATTGTCGACAAAAAGCTTTAAAGCATTAGCATCCATTTTCAATCAATAACTGTCGGAAACAAATGTAATTCTTCGTTATGTAATGCGCAGCCGTTGTCAATGTTTAACCGAGAAATTTGGAATTTTCCTAGCCACCATATCATATTTCAAGgaaagaaaataatgaaaaacggtgaaaattatttctttctattttgtagaaaatcacaaatgTC is from Styela clava chromosome 9, kaStyClav1.hap1.2, whole genome shotgun sequence and encodes:
- the LOC120339427 gene encoding uncharacterized protein LOC120339427, encoding MEVEKRHSVSRALIFDTPAEPLTPIISISKKVPDSSIMENMSNFWTPIRGELDNICGLPRKTSTVNPLWLQSTETTSAKSNSTGASQSDEAGVEQPRKKRKYTKRKKTYNSAIQYDGGNILPDHLADFILEEEADNVTRKISDHEYEMCLHWLTSSVCRKSQMSKVCKILGFLRTPASRKPKRKYRKRNMITLTSVDKTNFPYSTANAHSTPAQAEISFTDINSATKSSAMFSEHSICI